Part of the Streptomyces showdoensis genome, CGATCAGGCGCGGGTCGTGGGACCCGATCATCGGGTAGCCCTCGCCCTCCATCAGGATCTTCATGATCCGGACGTACGCCTTGTCGATCTCCGGCTTGTCCTGGATGGCGACCTCGGCGGGCTCCTTGTAGGCGCCCTTCACGATGCGCACGCGCGAGCCGTTGGCGGCGAGGCGGCGGGCGTCCTCCTCCGTGCGGAAGAGGTAGGCCTGGATGACGCAGCCGGTCTGCGGGAAGTCCTTCCGCAGCTCCTCGTGGATCGCGAACATCGAGTCGAGGGTCGTGTGGTCCTCGGCGTCCAGGGTGACCGTGGTGCCGATCTCGGCGGCGGCCGCGACGACCGGGCGGACGTTCGCGAGGGCCAGCTCGTGACCGCTGCCGGGGCCCTCGGGGTCCAGCGACTGGCCGAACATGGACAGCTTGACGGACATCTCGGCGCGGGCGCCCAGGCCCAGCTCCTTGAGGCGGCCGATCAGCTCCAGGTAGGCGTCACGGGCGGCGTAGGACTGCTCGACGGTGGTGATGTCCTCACCGACCACGTCGAGGGTGACCTCCAGGCCGCGGGCCGCCAGGTCCTGCACGATCGGGACGACGTCGTTCACCGTCTCGCCGGCGATGAAGCGAGCCACGACCTGCTTGGTCCCGGGGGCGGCCGACACGAAACGGCGCATCTTGTCGCTGCGCGACGCGGCGAGGATCACGGGACCCAGCACGGGGCACCTCCAGAGGGCAGGGTGACGAAAGGTGCCGTACCCGATCTTTCGTAAGGATTCGGGAACAGCACGAAGAACCACCGTGAAACCTAAGGACCGCTCCGATCGTCCGCCATCTACAGCTGTCACGCATCCGTGGCCACACCCTCAGACATCTGTCTGAAGGAAGGGGCCGACGGTGCGAGAATGGCGCCGTGAAGGGCGACTACCAGGACCTTGTGGACGAGATCTCGGCGCTGCTCGGCGCCCCCGCGACCCTGGAGAACCGGGATTTCGGGCTGATCGCCTTCGGCGCCCACGACAGCGACGACGACGAGGCGATGGACCCGGTCCGCACCCGGTCGATCCTCACCCGCAAGTCCACCCCCGCCGTGCGGGCCTGGTTCGAGGGCTTCGGCATCACCCGGGCGACCGGCCCGGTGCGGATCCCGGCCGCCCCCGACGCGGGCGTCTTCCGGGACCGGATCTGCCTGCCGGTACGCCATCGGGGTGTCGTCCTCGGCTACGTCTGGCTGCTCGACGCCGAGCCCGGCCCCTCGCACGCCCAGCTCACCGCCGCCATGGAGGTCGCCGCCCGGATCGGCGAGCTGCTCGCCGACGAGGAGCGGGCCGGGGCGGACCTCTCCCGTGAGCTGCGCGCCGCCCTGTCGGCCGAGCGCGGCTGGCAGTACGACATGGCGCTCGCCGCCCTGCGCACGGCCCTCGGCCCGGACGCGGACGGCCTGCACGCCCTGGTCTGCCTCGCGCCCTGGCCCGCGGAGGACTCCCCGTCCCCGCGCACGGTCCCCGGCGCGGCCGCCCTGTGCACGGTGCCGTGGCAGCCGGCCGGGCCGGGACCGGGTGCGGCCCCCGCCTCCGCCGTCGGTCCGTACGCCGCCGGCCCCGGCCCGGCCCGCGCGCTCGCCGTGCTCGTACGGCTCCGCTCGGGCGACAACCTCTCCCCCGCGGCCACGGCGGCCGGACGGCTGCGCACCACGGCGGAGGCGGCCGGCGGCTCGTCCGTCGCCGGCGTCGCCTCCCCGCGGCGCGGGCTCGCGGACCTGGACGTCGCCTGGCGCGAGGCCGCCTCGGCCGCCCGGGCGGCGACCGCCCAGCCCCGCCTCGGCCCGCTCGCGGAGTGGTCCGCCATCGGCCCGTACCGGCTGCTCACCGCGCTGCCGCCGGCCGAGCCCGACCCGGCGGTGCGCGCCCTGCTCGCCCCGGCCCACGCCGAACTGGCCCGCACCGCCGAGGTGTTCCTCGACCACGCGGGCCAGGCGGGCCGCACGGCCACCGCCCTCGGCATCCACCGCCAGACCCTCTACTACCGCCTCTCCCGCGTCGAACAGCTCACCGGCCTCGACCTGGACACGGGCGAGGACCGGCTGTTGCTGCACATGGCGATCAAGGCGTGGAAGCTGTAGCGGGCGCGGCACCGGCGCCGCGGACGGATCGTCAGTCCCGCTCCCCCATCAGCACCTTCAGCCCCGCCGTGAGGTCGTCGGCGCTCGGGGCGGTCTCCGGGTCGACGACCCACTGGATCATCACGCCGGTCGCGAGGGCCTGGAGGAGGAGGCCGGCGACGCGCGCCTTCTCGGGGTCGGCCTCCGGGTCGATGCCGAGCATGCCCTCGGCCATGCCGAGCCGGCCCTCCCGCTGCGGCTCCTTGATCGCCTCGCGGAGCTTCTCGTCGTCGTCGAGGCGGGTGACGACCTCGGTCTGGAGCTTCCACACCGGGCGGCTGCCCTCGGCGGCCCCGACCAGCGGCTCCCAGACGGCGCGGAAGCGCTCGTACGGATCGGCCGGGAGCTTCGCGGCGCCCTCGGCGTCGGCCCCGCCGACCCGCTCGCCCCACTCCTCGGTGAGGGCGAGGAAGGCCTGCTGGAGCAGGGCGTCCTTGGAGCCGTAGTGGTAGCCGATGGAGGCGAGGTTGGTGCCCGAGGCCGCCACGACGTCACGGGCGGTGGTGCGGGCGTAGCCCTTCTCCAGCAGGCAGCGCTTGGCGCCTTCGAGCAGGTCTTCCTTGTGTCCCATGGACAGCACTGTACCCGGCCGATAGACGTCCGTGTAAGACGAACGTCTATGAGCCGGGTACGGAGTGTGCGCCCCAGGGTCCCCGGGGTCAGATCAGGTTGACCGAGCGGGCCGAGGCGGCGCCGATCTCCTCCGAGATCTCGGCGATCACGGCCGCCGGGACGGTGTCGTCGACGGTGAGCACGACGAGCGCCTCGCCGCCCTCCTCCGTACGGGAGACCTGCATGCCCGCGATGTTCAGACCGGCCTCGCCGAGGATCCGGCCGACCGTGCCGACGATGCCCGGGCGGTCCTCGTAGCGCAGCACCACCATGTGGTCGGCGAGCGCCAGGTCCACGTCGTAGTCACCGACCGCGACGATCTTCTGCAGGTGCTTCGGGCCCGCCAGCGTGCCGGAGACCGAGACCTCCTGGCCGTCCGAGAGGGTGCCGCGCACGGTGACCACGTTGCGGTGGTCGGGCGACTCGGAGCTGGTGGTGAGACGGACCTCGACACCGCGCTCCTGCGCGAACAGCGGGGCGTTCACGTACGACACGGTCTCGTCGACCACGTCCTCGAACACGCCCTTGAGCGCCGAGAGTTCGAGCACCTTCACGTCGTGCTGGGTGATCTCGCCGTACACCTCGACGTCGAGGCGCACCGCGACCTCGCCGGCCAGCGCGGTGAAGATCCGGCCGAGCTTCTCGGCCAGCGGCAGACCCGGCTTCACGTCCTCGGCGATGACGCCGCCCTGGACGTTGACCGCGTCCGGGACCAGCTCGCCCGCGAGCGCCAGGCGCACCGAACGGGCCACCGCGATGCCGGCCTTCTCCTGGGCCTCGTCGGTGGAGGCGCCCAGGTGCGGGGTGCAGACGACCTCGTCGAGCTCGAAGAGCGGCGAGTCGGTGCAGGGCTCCTTCGCGTACACGTCGAGGCCCGCGCCGGCGACCCGGCCCTCCTTGAGCGCCGAGTACAGCGCCGCCTCGTCCACGATCCCGCCGCGCGCGGCGTTGACGATCCGGACCGAGGGCTTGACCTTGTGCAGCGCCTCGTCACCGATGAGACCGATGGTCTCCGGGGTCTTGGGCAGGTGGACGGTGATGAAGTCGGCGACCTCCAGGAGCTCGTCCAGGGCCAGCAGCTTCACCCCCATCTGGGCGGCGCGGGCCGGCTGCACGTAGGGGTCGTACGCGACGATCTTCATGCCGAACGCGGACATGCGCTGGGCGACCAGGACGCCGATGCGGCCGAGGCCGACGACGCCGAGGGTCTTCTCGCTGAGCTCGACGCCCGTGTACTTCGAGCGCTTCCACTCGCCGTTCTTCAGCGCGGTGTTGGCCTGCGGGATGTTGCGCGCGGTGGCGACCAGGAGGCCGCAGGCGAGCTCGGCGGCCGTGACGATGTTGGAGGTCGGGGCGTTCACGACCATCACGCCGGCCTTGGTGGCGGCGGAGACGTCCACGTTGTCCAGGCCCACGCCGGCGCGGGCGACGACCCGGAGCTTCTTCGCGGCGGCGATGGCCTCCGCGTCGACCTTGGTCGCGGAACGGACGAGGATGGCGTCGACGTCGGCGATCGCGGGGATCAGCTCGGCGCGGTCCGCGCCGTTGCAGTGCCGGATCTCGAAGTCCGGGCCCAGTGCGTCGACGGTGGCGGGCGACAGCTCTTCAGCGATGAGTACGACAGGTTTCGAGCTCACGTGAGTCCTCACAGATCCAGTGCGGACGGCCGTCCCGACGGCCGCAGGCGTGGAGGGGGCTTGCCGCGTGAAAGCGCACGACGCTGTGGGCCTGACGCGTATGTTGTTGAGCAGTGTAGTGGTGCGTCGGCGCAGCTCGTACGCCTCGTTGGAAGGATCACCCGTCCGTGGTTGGACGGGGTGTCCAACGATGTGGCACGGGGCCGGACACCCTGTCCGGCCCCGCACCGAGGGGCTTACGCCTCCTCGTCGTTCACCCAGCTCATGAGCTTCCGCAGCTCCTTGCCGGTGGTCTCCAGGAGGTGCTGCTCGTCCTGGGTCTTGTACTCGTTGTACTTCTTCAGACCGCCGTGGTACTCGTCCATCCAGTTCTTGGCGAAGGTGCCGTCCTGGATGTCGGTGAGGACCTTCTTCATCTCGGCCTTGGTGGCGTCGGTGATGATCCGCGGGCCGGTGATGTAGTCGCCCCACTCGGCGGTCTCGGAGACGGACCAGCGCATCTTCTCCAGGCCGCCCTCGTACATGAGGTCGACGATCAGCTTCAGCTCGTGGAGGCACTCGAAGTAGGCGATCTCCGGCTGGTAGCCGGCCTCGACCAGGGTCTCGAAGCCCGCCTTGACGAGCGCGGAGGCGCCACCGCAGAGGACGGCCTGCTCGCCGAAGAGGTCGGTCTCGGTCTCCTCGGTGAAGGTCGTCTTGATGACGCCGGCGCGGGTGCCGCCGATGGCCTTGGCGTAGGAGAGCGCCAGCGCGAAGGCGTTGCCCGTCGCGTCCTGCTCGACCGCGGCGATCGCGGGGACGCCGCGGCCCTCCTCGTACTGACGGCGGACCAGGTGGCCCGGGCCCTTCGGGGCGACCAGGGCGACGTCCACGTTGGCCGGGGGCTTGATGAAGCCGAAGCGGACGTTGAAGCCGTGGGCGAAGAACAGCGCGTCGCCGTCCTTCAGGTTGTCCTTGATGGACTCCTCGTAGACCTGGGCCTGGATCGGGTCCGGGATCAGGATCATGATGACGTCGGCCTCGGCCGCGGCCTCGGCCGGGGTGACCACGCGCAGGCCCTGCTCCTCGGCCTTGGCCTTGGACTTGGAGCCCTCGTGCAGACCGACACGGACGTCGACACCCGAGTCACGGAGCGACAGCGCGTGGGCGTGGCCCTGGCTGCCGTACCCGATCACGGCGACCTTGCGGCCCTGGATGATGGACAGGTCGGCGTCGGCGTCGTAGAACAGCTCGGCCACTGGGTATCTCCTTGAGGTGCTGGTGTTGCGTCCCACCGTACGGCGGGGTGCGGGAGGAAGGATTTCGGGTCTCGCCAGGCGGACCGCCGGATGGACCGGCGGTCAGCGCCCGTTGACGGTCGGGAGTGTCACGCGCTGCGGTCGAGGGCCCGCAGGGACCGGTCCGTGATGGACCGGGCGCCACGCCCTATGGCGATGGTGCCGGACTGCACGAGCTCCTTGATGCCGAACTGCTCCAGCATCTTGAGCATCGCTTCGAGCTTGTCACTCGAACCGGTGGCCTCGATGGTGACCGCCTCGGGCGAGACGTCCACGGTCTTCGCGCGGAACAGCTGGACGATCTCGACGATCTGGGAGCGGGTCTCGTTGTCGGCGCGGACCTTCACCAGGACGAGCTCGCGCTGGATCGCGGCGCTGGGCTCGAGTTCGACGATCTTCAGGACGTTGACCAGCTTGTTGAGCTGCTTGGTCACCTGCTCCAGCGGCAGGTCCTCGACATTGACCACGATGGTGATGCGGGAGATGTCGGGGTGCTCGGTGACGCCGACGGCGAGCGAGTCGATGTTGAAGCCGCGGCGGGAGAACAGGGCGGCGATCCGGGCGAGGATGCCGGGCGTGTTCTCGACCAGGACGGAGAGCGTGTGCTTGGTGGACATGGTGTGGGTCTCTTCCCTTGGCTCTTCAGCTCTTCGCTCGTCAGTCGTCTTCGCCGTCGCCGAAGTCGGGGCGGACGCCCCGCGCGGCCATGACCTCGTCGTTGGAGGTGCCGGCGGCGACCATCGGCCAGACCTGGGCGTCCTCGTGGACGATGAAGTCGATCACGACCGGGCGGTCGTTGATGGCGTTGGCCTGCTCGATGACCTTGTCCAGGTCGGCAGGGTCCTCGCAGCGCAGCGCGACACAGCCCATGGCCTCGGAGAGCTTCACGAAGTCCGGGATGCGGGTGCCCCGCGCCTGCGGGTTGACGTCGTCCGGGCCGGAGTGCAGCACGGTGTTGGAGTAGCGCTGGTTGTAGAACAGCGTCTGCCACTGGCGGACCATGCCCAGGGCGCCGTTGTTGATGATGGCGACCTTGATCGGGATGTTGTTCAGCGCGCAGGTGACCAGTTCCTGGTTGGTCATCTGGAAGCAGCCGTCGCCGTCGATCGCCCAGACCGGACGGTCCGGCCGGCCCGCCTTGGCGCCCATCGCGGCCGGGACCGCGTAGCCCATCGTGCCGGCGCCGCCGGAGTTGAGCCAGGTGGCCGGCTTCTCGTAGTTGATGAAGTGCGCGGCCCACATCTGGTGCTGGCCGACGCCGGCCGCGTAGATGGTGTCGGCGGGGGCGAGCTCGCCGATGCGCTGGATGACCTGCTGCGGCGACAGGCTGCCGTCCTCCGGCAGGTCGTAGCCGAGCGGGTAGGTCTCGCGCCAGCGGTTGAGGTCGCTCCACCAGGCGGTGTAGTCGCCCTTGTGGCCCTCGCTGTGCTCGGCCTGGACGGCCTGGACCAGGTCGGCGATGACCTCGCGGGCGTCACCGACGATCGGGACGTCGGCGGCGCGGTTCTTGCCGATCTCCGCCGGGTCGATGTCGGCGTGGACGATCTTGGCGAAGGGGGCGAAGCTGTCCAGCTTGCCGGTGACGCGGTCGTCGAAGCGGGCGCCGAGGGCGACGATCAGGTCGGCCTTCTGCAGCGCGGTGACGGCGGTGACCGCACCGTGCATGCCCGGCATTCCCACGTGCAGCGGGTGGCTGTCGGGGAACGCGCCCAGGGCCATCAGGGTGGTGGTGACCGGGGCGCCGGTGAGCTCCGCGAGGACCTTCAGCTCGGCGGTGGCGCCGGCCTTCAGGACGCCGCCGCCGACGTACAGGACGGGGCGCTTGGCGCTGGTGATCAGCTTGGCGGCCTCGCGGATCTGCTTGGCGTGCGGCTTGGTCACCGGGCGGTAGCCGGGCAGGTCCGTGGTGGGCGGCCAGCTGAAGGTGGTCTTCGCCTGGAGGGCGTCCTTGGCGATGTCGACCAGGACCGGGCCCGGGCGGCCGGTGGAGGCGATGTGGAAGGCCTCGGCGATCGTCCGCGGGATGTCCTCGGCCTTGGTGACCAGGAAGTTGTGCTTGGTGATCGGCATCGTGATGCCGCAGATGTCCGCCTCCTGGAAGGCGTCCGTGCCGATCGCCTTGGAGGCGACCTGGCCGGTGATCGCGACCAGCGGGACGGAGTCCATGTGCGCGTCGGCGATCGGCGTGACCAGGTTGGTGGCACCGGGGCCCGAGGTCGCCATGCAGACGCCGACCCTGCCGGTGGCCTGCGCGTAGCCGGTGGCGGCGTGGCCCGCGCCCTGCTCGTGGCGGACCAGGACGTGACGCACTCGCTTCGAGTCCATCATCGGGTCGTACGCCGGCAGGATCGCCCCGCCCGGAATGCCGAAGACGGTGTCGGCGCCCACTTCCTCGAGCGAACGGATGAGGGACTGCGCACCCGTGACGTGCTCGACGGTGGTGGCGGGCTGCGCGCCGTTACGGGGCCGCGGCTGCGGATGGTGCCCGGTGGCCTGCTCGGTCATCAGCATTCTCTTCTCGAAGCAGAGGGTTTGTGCGAGGGGGTGTGCGAGGCGTTTTGCGAGGGTTCGGTACGACTTCGGGGTGATCCGGTGCAACAAAAAACCCCTCGTGCCGGGAGGCAAGCGAGGGGAGCGCGTCGGGTGCGTTACAGGCGGGCCTTCTCTGGCCCTGCCTCAGCCGACGCGCTTTCCAAGTACGAGAATTCGGGTGCGCATGGCACTGACCCTCCCCCCGCGGCGCGGTCACTGTCAAGTGGGTGGGACGGGCGTCTCATTATTTGAGCGGATCGAGGGACGGTTTCCGGCGCTCACGCGGACGGGTCCGGGCAGCGGGTACTCGTCCCGCACCAGCGCCCGGCGCAGCCGGTACTCGTCCAACGGGCCGGCGAAGGCCATGCCCTGACCATGGGTGCAGCCCATGGAACGCAGGGCGAGCACCTGCTCGGGCACGTCCACCCCGTCGGCCACGGACTGCATGCCGAGGTCGCCGGCGATGCGCAGCAGACCGCTGGTGATCTTGCGCAGTCTGGCCGATTCCACGACGCCCTCGACCAGACCCCGGTCCAGCTTCAGTATGTCGACGGGGAGCCGCCGCAGGGCGCTGATGGCGGCGTGTCCGCTGCCGAATCCGTCCAGGGCGATCTTCACGCCGAGCCGCCGCAGGGCGGCCAGCCGCTGCTCCAGCTCGTCGAAGTTGACCCGGGGGTCGCGGGGGTCGCTCTCCGCCAGCTCGATGACGAGGGAGCCGGAGGGCAGGCCGTGCCGGGTCAGCAGGGACTCGATGGAACCCGGCGGCAGGGAGCGGTCGAGCAGCCGGCGCGCGGAGAGCCGGATGGTGACCGGGGTGCGATGCCCGATGCCGGCCCGCTCGGCGGCCTGCTCGACCGCCTCTTCGAGCAGCCAGCGGCCCAGCTCGGCGATGCGCTCGCTGTCGTCGGTGACCCGCAGGAACTCGGCCGGGGTGAAGAGGATGCCCTGGGCGGAGCGCCAGCGGGCCTGGGCGGCCACGGCGCTGATCCGGCCGGTGCTCAGGTCCACGACCGGCTGGTGCAGCAGCGCGAACTCGCCGTCGTGGAGCGCGGTGCGCAGCCGGGCGGCGAGCTCGGTGCGGCGGACGATCTCGGCCTGCATCTGCGGGGCGTAGAGCTCGACGCGGTCCTTGCCGGCGGCCTTGGCCCGGTACATGGCGAGGTCGGCGTTGCGCAGCAGGTCCCCGGCGCTGATGCCGGGCTCGGCGAAGGCGACGCCGATGGAGGCGGCGACCCGCACCTCGTTGGCGGCGTCGATGCGGTACGGCTGGGAGAGGGTCACGCGCAGCCGGTCGGCGATCTCGTACACCTGGCACTCGCGGGCGGCCCGGTCCCGGTTGCCGTCGCCGAGGATGAGCGCGGCGAACTCGTCGCCGCCGAGCCGCGCGGCGGTGTCCCCGGCCCGTACGGAGTCCTGGAGGCGGCGGGCGGCCTGGACCAGCAGCTCGTCGCCCGCCTGGTGGCCCAGGCGGTCGTTGACGCCCTTGAAGCCGTCGAGGTCGATGAAGAGCACGGCGGTGCCGGGGTCGGAGGAGCGGCGGCCGCCGAGGGCGCCCCGGACCCGCTCGGTGAACAGCGCCCGGTTGGGCAGGTCGGTGAGCGGGTCGTGCTCGGCGTTGTGCCGGAGCTGGGCCTGGAGGCGGACGCGCTCGGTGACGTCCCGGCTGTTGAAGATCAGGCCGCCCTGGTGGCGGTTGACGGTGGACTCGACGTTGAGCCACTCGCCGCGGCCGGAGCGGAAGCGGCACTCGATCCGGGTGGTGGGCTCCTCGGAAGGGGCCGCGGCGAGGAAGCGGCGCACTTCGTGGACGACGCCGCCGAGGTCCTCGGGGTGGATGATCGAGGCCAGCTCGGAGCCGATCAGGTCCTCCGCCTCGCGCCCGTACACCCCGGAGGCGGCGGGGCTGACGTAGCGGAGTATCCCGGTGGGCGCGGCGATCATGATGACGTCGCTGGAGCCCTGCACGAGGGACCTGAAGTGGTTCTCCTTCTGGGCCAGTTCGTGGGTGAGGGCGATGTTGTCCAGCAGCATGATGCCCTGCCGGAGGACCAGGGCGAGCACGACCGTGCAGCCGGTGAGGACGACCACGCGGTCCACTCTGCGTCCCTCGACGACGTTGTACAGGATGCCGAGCGTGCAGACCGCCGCCGCGAGGTACGGGGTGAGGGCGGCGAGCGACCCGGCGAGGGGCCGGCTGTGCGGGTGCCGGGCGCGGGCGGCGGCCGGGTCCACGGTGCGGCGGGCGCCCCAGGGCGCGTAGGCGAGCAGCAGCGAGCCGGCGAACCAGCCGGCGTCGAGCAGCTGGCCGGAGCTGTAGTGCTCGCGCAGCAGCGGCGAGGTGAACAGGGCGTCGCACAGCACGGTGAGCGCGAGGGCGGCGATGGCGGTGTTGATCGCCGAGCGGTTGATGTGGGAGCGGCGGAAGTGCAGGGCGAGCACCATGCTGACGAGCACGATGTCGAGCAGCGGGTAGGCGAGGGAGAGCGCGGAGCGGGCCACGCTCTCGCCCTCGGCGACCTCGACGCGCGCGGTGTGCGCGAGGGCGAGGCTCCACGAGAGGGTGAGCAGGGAGCCGCCGATGAGCCAGGCGTCGAGCGCGAGGCAGACCCAGCCGGCCCGGGTCACCGGTTTCTTGGCGAGGACCAGCAGGCCGACGATGGCGGGCGGGGCGAAGAGCAGGAAGCAGAGGTCGGCCAGCGAGGGGGTGGGCACCTCGCGGGCGAGCACGACCTCGTACCAGCCCCAGACGGCGTTGCCGGCCGAGGCCATGAAGGAGGAGAAGGCGAAGAGCAGCCAGGCGGGGCGGAAGCTGCCGCGGTGGCCGCGGGCGTAGAGGAAGCAGGAGACGGCGGCGGCGAGCGCCGCGGCGCTCAGTCCGAAGTCGCCCATGACGAGGGCGAGCTCCTCGGAGCCCCAGCCGAGGGCGGCGCCGGTCGCGTACCCCCCGCAGACCAGGCCGAGGCCGATCTGGGTGAGCACTCCCCCGACCCCGGGCCCCTGGCGCCCCGGTCCGGGGGCGGGGCGGCCGAGCCCGGCGGAGTGGACCCCGGCCCCCTCGCTCACGGGCCGGTTCCGGACGAGCGCTCCGGGGGTGCTCACCGCGCCCTCCGGGTCCTCGCCGGGGTGTCCCTGCGCACCGGGCCCGCAGAGGCTCTCGGTCTCCCCGTCGGCACGGGGCACGGCGTGGCCGCAGAAGGCCGCGGAGTCCTCCGGGCGGGCGGCGCAGGAGACCCGGCCGGACCCTTCGCCGAGGCCGGACCCTTCGCCGAGGCCGGGGCCCCCGTCGGGACCGGCGCCGGGCGGCGGGGCCGGCTCGTCCCCCGCGCGGGAGGCGCGGGGGACGGGGACGGCGGGCGCGCGGGCGCCGGGCGGGGCGGGGGCGTCCCCGCCGGGACCGCTCCTGCCGGGACCTGCCATGGCGGAACCTGCCGCGCCGGGACCTGCCGTGGCGGACCGCTCGGGGCCCGGACGGTACGACTGGCCCGGCTGCTCCGGCAGGGCTGCCGCGGGGCGCGGGAGGGGAGTCGAAGGCCCCGCCGCGTCGGATCGTCGCTCGCTCGGCCGTGCTCCACCCGTCACCCCCCTCGGAATCTGATGACCCGTCACTTCGCTCCCCAGCGTCTGCCCGTTCTCGACGCAGTCCCCCGCTCCGGGACGATACACCAGGATCGTCACTCAGGGACAGGGTCGCAGTACTCTCCGTGACGGGTGGGGGGCTCGTGTGCGGCGCGCTCCGGGGGCGCGCGGATCGGGCGGCCGGATCAGGTGGTGAGGACGAGGTTCGCCGGCTCCTCCCCGGCCGCGAACCGGGTCAGCTGCGCGGCCAGCAGGCGCTTGGCGCGCGGCATGAACGCCGAGGTGGAGCCGCCGACATGGGGGCTGACCAGGACGCCGGGGGCGTGCCACAGCGGGTGGCCGGCGGGCAGCGGCTCCGGGTCGGTGACGTCGAGCGCGGCGGTGATCCGGCCGCTCTCCGCCTCCTTCAGGAGCGCCGCCGTGTCCACCACCGGACCGCGGGCCACGTTGACCAGCAGGGCGCCGTCCTTCATCCGGGCGAGGAAGCCTGCGTCGGCCAGGTGCCGGGTCTGCGGGGTGAGCGGCGTGGAGAGCACGACCACATCGGCCTCGGGCAGCAGTGCGGGCAGGTCGGTGAGCGGGTGCACGGGACCGCGCTCGGTGGCACGCGCGGAGCGCGCGACGCGCACGACCCGCGCGCACTCGAAGGGGGCGAGCCGGTCCTCGATGGCCGCGCCGATCGATCCGTACCCGACGATCAGCACCGACTTGTCGGCGAGCGCCGGGTAGAAGCCGGCCCGCCACTCCTCCGCGTCCTGGCCGCGCACGAAGCCGGGGATGCCGCGCAGCGAGGCGAGGATCAGCGCGAGGGTCAGCTCGGCGGTGCTGGCCTCGTGGACGCCCTTGGCGTTGCACAGCCGGACGCCGGGCGGCAGTTCGCCGAGGCCGGGCGTCACGTGGTCGATGCCGGCCGAGAGCGTCTGCACCACGCGGACCGCGCGCATCCCGGCGAGCGGGCGCACCGCGATCTCCTCGCCCTTCATGTACGGCACGACGTAGAAGGCGCAGCGCGCGGGATCGGCCGGGAATTCCGGCCCGCCGTCCCAGAAACGGTAGTTCAGGCCCGACGCGCCCGGCGCGGGAAGTCCCTCGATCTCGTCCGCGGGAATCGGAAGCCACACGTCAGCGGCGGTGTCATCGAACGTCATGACCGGGAGGCTATGCGAAGAATCCCGCGCGCGATTGGTTACTTTGGGGGGCGGCACAGGGAGGGGTACCGGCAGGTGGAGCGCAGGACGATCGGGGGCGGCGGCGCTCGGTGTGGGTGCGGTGGGCCTCGGATGCATGCCGATGAGCTGGGCGTACAGCGGTTCGCAGCGGCGGGGCGACCGCTCGCTGCGGACGGTGCACGCGGCGCTGGACGCCGGGACCAGCCTGCTCGACACCGCCGACATGTACGGCCCCTTCACCAACGAGCTGCTGCTGGGGCGGGTGTTGAAGGAGCGCCGGGCGGACGTCTTCGTGTCGACGAAGTGCGGACTGCTCGTCGGCGGCGACCAGCACGTCGTGGCCAACGGGCGCCCCGGGTACGTGCGCAGGGCCTGCGACGCCTCGCTGCGGCGGCTCCAGACCGACGTCATCGACCTCTACCAGCTGCACCGGGCCGACCCGGAGGTCCCGGTGGAGGAGACCTGGGGCGCGATGGCCGAGCTGGTGCGGGCCGGCAAGGTGCGGGCGCTCGGGCTGTGCGCGGTGGGCGCCCGGGCGACCCGCCGGGGCCGCACGGGCGGCGGCTATGAGGGAACGATCCGGCAGCTGGAGCGGGTCCAGCAGGTCTTCCCGGTGGCGACGGTCGAGGCCGAGCTGTCGGTCTGGTCGCCGGAGGCCCTGGAGCGGCTGCTGCCCTGGTGCGAGGCCCGGGGCGTGGGCTTCCTCGCCGCGATGCCGCTGGGCAGCGGGTACCTGACCGGGACGCTCACGCCGGGCGGCGGCTTCGAGGAGGACGACCTGCGGGCCCGGCACCCGCGCTTCACGGCCGAGATGATGGCGGCCAACCAGCCGCTGATCGCGGGGCTGCGGCGGGTGGCGGCCCGGCACGGCGACGGGGTCACCCCGGCGCAGGTGGCGCTGGCCTGGGTGCTCGGGCGCGGGCGGCACGTGGTGCCGATCCCGGGCGC contains:
- a CDS encoding PucR family transcriptional regulator → MKGDYQDLVDEISALLGAPATLENRDFGLIAFGAHDSDDDEAMDPVRTRSILTRKSTPAVRAWFEGFGITRATGPVRIPAAPDAGVFRDRICLPVRHRGVVLGYVWLLDAEPGPSHAQLTAAMEVAARIGELLADEERAGADLSRELRAALSAERGWQYDMALAALRTALGPDADGLHALVCLAPWPAEDSPSPRTVPGAAALCTVPWQPAGPGPGAAPASAVGPYAAGPGPARALAVLVRLRSGDNLSPAATAAGRLRTTAEAAGGSSVAGVASPRRGLADLDVAWREAASAARAATAQPRLGPLAEWSAIGPYRLLTALPPAEPDPAVRALLAPAHAELARTAEVFLDHAGQAGRTATALGIHRQTLYYRLSRVEQLTGLDLDTGEDRLLLHMAIKAWKL
- the ilvC gene encoding ketol-acid reductoisomerase; this translates as MAELFYDADADLSIIQGRKVAVIGYGSQGHAHALSLRDSGVDVRVGLHEGSKSKAKAEEQGLRVVTPAEAAAEADVIMILIPDPIQAQVYEESIKDNLKDGDALFFAHGFNVRFGFIKPPANVDVALVAPKGPGHLVRRQYEEGRGVPAIAAVEQDATGNAFALALSYAKAIGGTRAGVIKTTFTEETETDLFGEQAVLCGGASALVKAGFETLVEAGYQPEIAYFECLHELKLIVDLMYEGGLEKMRWSVSETAEWGDYITGPRIITDATKAEMKKVLTDIQDGTFAKNWMDEYHGGLKKYNEYKTQDEQHLLETTGKELRKLMSWVNDEEA
- a CDS encoding TetR/AcrR family transcriptional regulator; this translates as MGHKEDLLEGAKRCLLEKGYARTTARDVVAASGTNLASIGYHYGSKDALLQQAFLALTEEWGERVGGADAEGAAKLPADPYERFRAVWEPLVGAAEGSRPVWKLQTEVVTRLDDDEKLREAIKEPQREGRLGMAEGMLGIDPEADPEKARVAGLLLQALATGVMIQWVVDPETAPSADDLTAGLKVLMGERD
- the serA gene encoding phosphoglycerate dehydrogenase, yielding MSSKPVVLIAEELSPATVDALGPDFEIRHCNGADRAELIPAIADVDAILVRSATKVDAEAIAAAKKLRVVARAGVGLDNVDVSAATKAGVMVVNAPTSNIVTAAELACGLLVATARNIPQANTALKNGEWKRSKYTGVELSEKTLGVVGLGRIGVLVAQRMSAFGMKIVAYDPYVQPARAAQMGVKLLALDELLEVADFITVHLPKTPETIGLIGDEALHKVKPSVRIVNAARGGIVDEAALYSALKEGRVAGAGLDVYAKEPCTDSPLFELDEVVCTPHLGASTDEAQEKAGIAVARSVRLALAGELVPDAVNVQGGVIAEDVKPGLPLAEKLGRIFTALAGEVAVRLDVEVYGEITQHDVKVLELSALKGVFEDVVDETVSYVNAPLFAQERGVEVRLTTSSESPDHRNVVTVRGTLSDGQEVSVSGTLAGPKHLQKIVAVGDYDVDLALADHMVVLRYEDRPGIVGTVGRILGEAGLNIAGMQVSRTEEGGEALVVLTVDDTVPAAVIAEISEEIGAASARSVNLI
- a CDS encoding proline dehydrogenase family protein, with translation MLGPVILAASRSDKMRRFVSAAPGTKQVVARFIAGETVNDVVPIVQDLAARGLEVTLDVVGEDITTVEQSYAARDAYLELIGRLKELGLGARAEMSVKLSMFGQSLDPEGPGSGHELALANVRPVVAAAAEIGTTVTLDAEDHTTLDSMFAIHEELRKDFPQTGCVIQAYLFRTEEDARRLAANGSRVRIVKGAYKEPAEVAIQDKPEIDKAYVRIMKILMEGEGYPMIGSHDPRLIAVGQELARRAGRKLDEYEFQMLFGIRSEEQNRLAAEGHRMRVYTAYGTDWYGYFMRRLAEKPANLLFFVRSILTKG
- the ilvN gene encoding acetolactate synthase small subunit; translation: MSTKHTLSVLVENTPGILARIAALFSRRGFNIDSLAVGVTEHPDISRITIVVNVEDLPLEQVTKQLNKLVNVLKIVELEPSAAIQRELVLVKVRADNETRSQIVEIVQLFRAKTVDVSPEAVTIEATGSSDKLEAMLKMLEQFGIKELVQSGTIAIGRGARSITDRSLRALDRSA